Genomic segment of Truepera radiovictrix DSM 17093:
CGAGAGCACCACGAGGCGCAGGCGCATGTTGGCGTGCGAGTCGCCGCAGATCTCGGCGCACTGGCCGTAGAACACCCCCTCGCGTTCGGGGGTAAACCACATCGCCCGCTGGTTGCCGGGAATAAGGTCGGTCTTTCCGGCCACCTGCGGGATCCAGAAGGAGTGCATGGTGTCGCCCGAAGCGAGGTTGAGCCGCACGGGTTGACCGACGGGCGCGACGAGCTCGTTGGCGGTGACGATGCCCAGCTCGGGGTAGACCATCTCCCACCAGAACTGCCGCCCGACGACGTTGACTTCAAGGGCGTCCTCCGGGGCGGCGTAACCCTCGAGCCGGTAGATCGCGCTCAGCGTCGGCACGAGCAAAATAGCCAAGATGATCAGCGGAATAATCGTCCAAGCGATCTCGAGCTTGAGGTTGCCGTGGGTCTGCGGCGGCTCCTCGTCGTGGTTGCGGTCGCGCAGACCGCCGATAATCCCCGCTGTCATAAACGCCACGACGACCGCGAGCACAAAGATGCTAAAGCCCATAACGAGCCAGAAGAGCTTGGAGATCTCGCGGGCGTTGGGTGAGGCGACGTCTAAAATACTGGGCGTTGGCAGGCTCGGGAGCGCAGCGAGCGCGCCGCCCCCCAGGCCTAGCACCAGCACCCCCAAAGCGAGCAGAACCGACTTTTTCTTCACGCTCTCTCCTTTATGCCAGGGCGCGGTCGAGCGCCATGGTGACAAATAAAAGCGCCAGATACGACATCGAATACTTGTAGAGGCTTAGCGCCGTCGGCCGGTCGACCCGCTCGGCGCGCCGCACCGCCACGAGCAGCTTAGCGACCCGCAGCAAGAGCAGCACGTTGAGCACCAGAGCCGCTAGAAAATAGGCTACCCCAAACTCGTGGAGCGCAAACGGGATCAGCGTCAAGACGACGGTGAGCAGGGCGTACATCACCATCTGCAAGACCGTGGCGCGCTCACCGATCACCGCAGGCGCCATCGGCACCCCGACCGCCTGGTAGTCGTCTTTGATAAGGAGCGCGAGCGCCCAGAAGTGCACCGGCGTCCAGAAAAACACCAGCGCGAAGAGAAACCAGGCGAGGAGGCTGAGTTCGCCCGTCACCGCGGCCCACCCCACGAGCGGCGGCACCGCCCCGGCGGCGCCGCCAATGACGATGTTCTGCCAGGTGGTGCGCTTAAGCCACATCGTGTAGACGATGACGTAAAAGGCGATCCCCGCCCACGAGAGGAGCGCGGCCAGCACGTTCGAGGCGAGCGCGATCACGACGAACGAGAGAAACGTCAGCGCGGCGGCGAAAAGGAGCGCGTCGCGCGTCGAGATCACCGACGTGACCGTCGGCCGGCTCGCGGTGCGCTTCATCCGCAGGTCGATGTCGCGGTCGTAGACCATGTTGAAGACGCCCGCCGCCCCCGCTGACATGTAACCGCCGACGAGCAGCCCCAA
This window contains:
- the coxB gene encoding cytochrome c oxidase subunit II, giving the protein MKKKSVLLALGVLVLGLGGGALAALPSLPTPSILDVASPNAREISKLFWLVMGFSIFVLAVVVAFMTAGIIGGLRDRNHDEEPPQTHGNLKLEIAWTIIPLIILAILLVPTLSAIYRLEGYAAPEDALEVNVVGRQFWWEMVYPELGIVTANELVAPVGQPVRLNLASGDTMHSFWIPQVAGKTDLIPGNQRAMWFTPEREGVFYGQCAEICGDSHANMRLRLVVLSPQDYEAWVAAAQRPAAPPEDALAQEGAQLFVQKGCINCHAVQGVNAYNRAGPDLSHIGSRTSIAAGMLPNTRENMIRWLRFTDTVKPGVAMPNLGLSQEEAERIAAYLETLTLPEFDLRAAIRGEGPQNHVNASGYPVDEAGSLSETEIASMEGDR
- a CDS encoding heme o synthase; this translates as MNPAPARATWRDYLTLTKPKVISLLLLTTVGAMFIAASGFPGWVPLLGLLVGGYMSAGAAGVFNMVYDRDIDLRMKRTASRPTVTSVISTRDALLFAAALTFLSFVVIALASNVLAALLSWAGIAFYVIVYTMWLKRTTWQNIVIGGAAGAVPPLVGWAAVTGELSLLAWFLFALVFFWTPVHFWALALLIKDDYQAVGVPMAPAVIGERATVLQMVMYALLTVVLTLIPFALHEFGVAYFLAALVLNVLLLLRVAKLLVAVRRAERVDRPTALSLYKYSMSYLALLFVTMALDRALA